A window from Fusarium musae strain F31 chromosome 8, whole genome shotgun sequence encodes these proteins:
- a CDS encoding Cutinase transcription factor 1 alpha (EggNog:ENOG41) → MDVDMSSGSGTPQAQPQQQQPELQSSVPAPPAPSTSTSTSAGGVSFRRQRASRACETCHARKVRCDAASLGVPCTNCVAFQIECRIPNPKRKKTQGSGSQTNKDSDSDRGDANEDPSPRPVAPSSTSSLTPRAPSVYHSNNGTPPTNWTEAQARKEEVDSGTYLDLVMKPKFTRAPITEAGRVAYLGESSNLTLLVHDRQGSADVVHYPLPENVRGSRARLTELDNVEIDILHQRGAFLLPPRSLCDELIDAYFKWVHPIVPVINRTRFMRQYRDPKNPPSLLLLQSVLLAGTRACNNPQLMDANGSTTPAALTFYKRAKALYDANYEDDRVTIVQSLLLMGWYWEGPEDVTKNVFYWSRVATIVAQGSGMHRSVEQSQLSRADKRLWKRIWWSLFTRDRSVAVALGRPVHINLDDADVEMLTEDDFIEDEVDRASEYPPDPIHVQFFLEYVKLCEIMGLVLSQQYSVASKGRQRNAIDLTHSDMALADWLQNCPKIVYWEMPRHHFWSALLHSNYYTTLCLLHRAHMPPGGSSRLPDPSPYPSRNIAFQAAAMITSIVENLAAHDQLRYCPAFVVYSLFSALIMHVYQMKSPVPSIQQVTQDRLRSCMSAMKEISRVWLVGKMVYALFESIMGNKVLEERLQRAEGKRHRNLRQSLSHLEQQQNRQAEAPKRKYDDMAIDFGTTAPQPQESYERSRPQTPSAVKVESGSTMQPPPVTSPNARQSAADTFMGGTNSRPQTRPATPFNPSFSVPPTPPDLYLVTRNSPNLSQSLWENFQPDQLFPDSAAMPAFPNLSPTQTHSNLDHNAMGSVPPNNGQGGMHNPQAGHYQQRGNGMMPQGFQGHSNMWQPNMDPNLPEGQSPDSWSTASGPGQAVPTTLNVEDWFQFFGINGTDANHINLDMPLG, encoded by the exons ATGGACGTGGACATGTCGTCAGGCAGCGGCACGCCGCAGGCGCAaccacagcagcagcagccagagTTGCAGTCGTCGGTACCAGCTCCGCCCGCTCCAAGCACCTCAACATCGACTTCCGCTGGCGGAGTGAGTTTTCGAAG ACAGCGAGCATCGCGCGCATGCGAG ACTTGTCATGCTAGAAAG GTTCGATGCGACGCCGCAAGTCTCGGTGTGCCCTGCACCAATTGCGTTGCTTTCCAGATCGAGTGTCGTATCCCGAATCCGAAGCGCAAAAAGACACAGGGCTCTGGCAGCCAAACCAATAAAGACTCTGATAG CGATCGCGGCGATGCAAACGAAGACCCTTCACCGCGCCCCGTGGCTCCTTCGAGCACTTCATCACTCACCCCGCGAGCTCCTTCGGTATATCATTCCAACAATGGCACACCTCCCACCAACTGGACTGAAGCTCAAGCACGCAAAGAAGAGGTCGACAGTGGGACCTATCTTGACCTTGTAATGAAACCCAAGTTTACACGCGCTCCCATTACCGAAGCTGGGCGGGTTGCATACCTTGGCGAATCATCCAATCTGACTCTACTTGTCCATGATCGTCAAGGCTCAGCAGATGTTGTGCACTATCCACTACCGGAAAACGTCCGCGGTTCCCGAGCTCGACTTACTGAACTTGACAACGTCGAAATCGATATCTTGCATCAAAGAGGGGCATTTCTGCTGCCTCCGCGATCACTATGCGACGAGCTCATCGATGCTTACTTTAAATGGGTGCATCCTATCGTACCCGTCATCAATCGTACCCGTTTCATGCGACAGTATCGAGACCCTAAGAACCCACCATCgttacttcttcttcaatccgTTCTTCTGGCGGGTACTCGGGCCTGCAACAACCCACAGCTGATGGATGCCAACGGTTCAACGACTCCTGCTGCTCTCACATTCTACAAACGTGCCAAGGCCCTGTACGATGCAAACTATGAAGACGATCGTGTGACAATTGTTCAGTCCCTCCTTTTGATGGGCTGGTACTGGGAAGGGCCAGAAGACGTCACTAAAAATGTCTTCTATTGGAGTCGTGTGGCGACGATTGTTGCGCAAGGCTCAGGCATGCATCGATCCGTGGAACAGTCACAACTGAGCCGGGCAGACAAAAGGCTGTGGAAGCGCATATGGTGGTCCCTCTTCACCCGCGATCGCTCAGTCGCAGTTGCTCTGGGTCGCCCAGTTCacatcaaccttgacgaTGCAGATGTTGAGATGTTGACTGAGGACGACTTTATTGAGGACGAGGTCGATCGAGCAAGCGAGTATCCTCCTGATCCTATCCACGTGCAATTTTTTCTCGAATATGTCAAACTGTGCGAAATCATGGGCCTGGTCCTATCACAGCAGTACTCGGTGGCATCAAAAGGAAGACAACGAAATGCCATCGACCTCACACACAGCGACATGGCTTTAGCTGACTGGCTACAAAATTGCCCAAAAATCGTCTATTGGGAGATGCCTCGTCATCATTTCTGGTCCGCGTTATTACACTCGAACTACTATACAACGCtgtgtcttcttcatcgagcCCATATGCCGCCGGGTGGCTCATCACGATTGCCTGACCCTTCACCTTACCCCTCACGCAATATCGCTTTTCAAGCGGCAGCTATGATCACATCGATCGTGGAAAACCTCGCCGCACATGACCAGTTGAGATACTGTCCAGCCTTTGTTGTGTATAGTCTGTTTTCTGCTCTCATCATGCATGTCTATCAGATGAAGTCTCCAGTGCCATCGATCCAGCAGGTGACACAGGATAGACTGCGCAGCTGCATGTCGGCCATGAAGGAGATTTCACGAGTATGGCTTGTTGGAAAGATGGTTTATGCTCTCTTTGAGTCCATCATGGGCAATAAGGTACTGGAAGAGCGGCTACAAAGAGCTGAGGGTAAGCGACACCGGAATTTGCGCCAAAGTCTCTCGCACCTTGAGCAGCAACAGAATCGACAGGCGGAGGCGCCGAAGAGGAAGTACGACGACATGGCCATCGACTTCGGCACCactgctcctcagcctcaagaatCGTATGAGAGGTCGCGCCCTCAGACTCCGAGCGCTGTCAAGGTCGAATCGGGAAGCACGATGCAGCCGCCACCAGTCACGTCACCTAACGCGCGACAGAGTGCAGCAGATACGTTCATGGGAGGAACGAACTCGCGCCCGCAAACTCGGCCAGCGACACCTTTCAACCCATCATTCTCTGTACCACCAACACCTCCTGACCTCTATCTCGTTACGAGGAATTCTCCAAACTTATCACAGTCCCTTTGGGAAAACTTCCAGCCTGACCAGTTATTCCCGGATAGTGCTGCCATGCCAGCTTTCCCTAACCTGTCACCAACACAAACACACTCCAATCTCGATCACAATGCAATGGGCTCCGTCCCTCCGAACAACGGACAAGGCGGGATGCATAACCCACAAGCAGGGCATTATCAACAACGAGGGAATGGGATGATGCCCCAAGGTTTTCAGGGACATTCTAATATGTGGCAGCCAAACATGGATCCAAACTTGCCAGAAGGACAGAGCCCAGACAGCTGGAGCACTGCCTCGGGGCCAGGGCAAGCGGTGCCAACAACACTAAATGTCGAAGACTG GTTCCAATTCTTTGGCATCAACGGGACCGACGCTAATCATATTAACCTTGACATGCCCCTCGGCTGA
- the MCD4 gene encoding Glycosyl phosphatidyl inositol anchor synthesis (EggNog:ENOG41~BUSCO:EOG09260KDB), producing the protein MAGFSRIGFMAIAVAFHLVYIFSIFDIYFVSPIVSGMRLFNVERTGDSPKAPADRLVLFVGDGLRADKAFQAHPEPYPESDEDLVPRPLAPYLRSRVLEHGTFGVSHTRVPTESRPGHVALIAGLYEDVSAVATGWKMNPVNFDSVFNRSRHTWSWGSPDILPMFQHGAVPGRVDAFAYGAELEDFSKDATELDYWVFDHVKDFFAAAATNETLNTALREDKVVFFLHLLGLDTTGHSYRPYSKEYLHNIKVVDQGVKEMVELIEGFYADDRTAFVFTADHGMTDWGSHGDGHPNNTRTPLISWGSGVATPELHPDSIAPGHDEYSSDWNLDHIRRHDVAQADVAALMSYLIGAEFPANGVGQLPLNFLSANIKEKAQASLVNAQVILEQYRIKEESKRNVELRYQAYGPLSNENIGPEQRITHIRSLIDAGQFEEAIEESDALMEIGLQGLRYLQTYDWLFLRALITVGYLGWMTYATTTVLSLYVVQESIPPQRTLFGSAFFSSVLVALYSSFVVSKSPLAYYLYAFFPVLFWEEVYARRASVAKGFKTLFGNIKSGGAVAALIFNVVLYFGIIQSLAIGYIHREVLTGLFVLGAFWPTTMGVSFLKSHVFLTLLWFFSCLAMSTFTLLPAMKVEDVSLILIGGGLMTVIGLAYLVLEDFILSDFTTFKSKSKRLHTSRTLLGTQIGLIVLAMLVTHSSATSLQAKLGLPRGNQVVGWAVLVVSLLMPLAYRLQPNSHYMHRLAIIFLTCAPTFIILTISYEGLFYVAFSVTLLAWVRLEYAVHAFSKGGAQNEAAVAEQQKRELGTFRPLTLSDARIALFFMVLLQSAFFSTGNIASISSFSLESVSRLIPVFDPFSQGALLILKIVIPFFLISANLGVLNKRLGVAPSALFMVVLTVSDVLTLYFFWVVKDEGSWLEIGSTITHFAIASFLCVFVAALELVSAAFIAGIEVEHERPAVANGIKPETNGKVPSKSLAG; encoded by the exons ATGGCTGGTTTCAGCCGCATTGGCTTCATGGCTATTGCGGTCGCTTTCCATTTGGTCTATATCTTTTCCATCTTCGACATTTACTTTGTCAGCCCGATTGTCTCAGGCATGCGATTATTCAATGTTGAGCGTACAGGCGACTCTCCAAAGGCTCCTGCAGATCGCCTTGTACTATTTGTTG GCGACGGTTTGCGGGCCGACAAAGCATTTCAAGCCCACCCGGAACCATACCCCGAGTCCGATGAAGACCTCGTCCCTCGTCCGCTAGCTCCTTACCTTCGTTCCCGAGTGCTTGAGCATGGAACTTTTGGCGTATCACATACTCGTGTGCCAACGGAATCCCGACCCGGCCATGTGGCCCTCATTGCCGGCTTGTATGAGGATGTATCTGCGGTTGCCACAGGATGGAAAATGAACCCGGTCAATTTCGATAGTGTTTTCAACCGCAGCCGACATACCTGGAGTTGGGGAAGTCCCGATATTCTGCCAATGTTCCAACATGGGGCTGTTCCGGGAAGGGTGGATGCCTTTGCATACGgagctgagcttgaggattTCTCTAAAGATGCTACGGAGCTTGATTACTGGGTGTTCGACCATGTCAAGGACTTCTTCGCCGCGGCAGCGACGAACGAGACCCTCAATACTGCTCTTCGCGAGGACAAAgtggtcttcttcctccatctGCTAGGTCTGGATACTACTGGGCACTCTTACCGGCCCTACTCTAAAGAGTACCTGCAcaatataaaggtagttgATCAAGGTGTGAAGGAGATGGTCGAGCTCATCGAGGGCTTCTATGCCGATGACCGGACTGCATTCGTCTTCACAGCCGACCACGGCATGACAGACTGGGGTAGTCATGGCGATGGACACCCTAACAATACCAGAACTCCTCTCATATCATGGGGTTCGGGAGTCGCCACTCCCGAGTTGCATCCGGACAGTATTGCCCCTGGCCATGATGAGTACTCTTCAGACTGGAATCTGGACCATATTCGGAGACATGATGTTGCTCAGGCTGATGTCGCGGCGTTGATGTCGTATCTCATCGGCGCTGAGTTTCCAGCGAACGGTGTGGGCCAACTCCCTTTAAACTTCCTATCTGCGAACATAAAAGAAAAGGCACAAGCTTCCCTGGTCAATGCTCAGGTCATCCTTGAGCAATACCGTATAAAGGAAGAGAGCAAGAGGAACGTAGAGCTCCGTTATCAGGCTTACGGACCTCTGAGTAATGAGAACATTGGCCCTGAGCAGCGCATTACTCACATTCGCTCTTTGATCGACGCTGGCCAATTCGAGGAAGCCATTGAAGAATCCGACGCTCTGATGGAAATTGGGCTTCAGGGGCTTCGCTACCTTCAGACTTATGACTGGCTGTTCCTGCGTGCTTTGATCACTGTTGGTTATTTGGGATGGATGACCTATGCGACCACCACTGTCCTTTCCTTATATGTGGTTCAGGAGAGCATTCCTCCTCAACGCACATTGTTTGGATCGGCGTTTTTTTCCTCAGTACTTGTTGCACTTTACTCATCCTTCGTTGTCTCTAAATCCCCACTTGCATACTATCTGTATGCATTTTTTCCTGTTTTGTTTTGGGAAGAGGTATATGCTAGAAGAGCCAGTGTTGCCAAAGGTTTCAAGACTCTGTTTGGCAATATCAAGTCTGGTGGTGCGGTTGCAGCGCTGATTTTCAACGTTGTCCTCTATTTTGGTATCATCCAGTCTCTG GCCATTGGATACATTCATCGTGAAGTCCTGACGGGGCTTTTCGTCTTGGGTGCTTTCTGGCCAACAACGATGGGCGTTTCATTCTTGAAGTCTCATGTATTCTTGACCCTCTTGTGGTTCTTTTCTTGCTTGGCTATGAGTACTTTCACTCTCCTGCCTGCGATGAAGGTCGAAGATGTATCCCTAAT CTTGATTGGCGGTGGATTGATGACTGTCATCGGTCTTGCATACTTGGTCCTCGAAGATTTTATTCTCTCTGATTTTACCACCTTCAAAAGCAAATCAAAGCGTCTTCATACAAGTCGGACACTCCTTGGTACTCAA ATTGGCCTTATCGTACTTGCGATGCTCGTCACGCACTCCAGTGCCACTTCACTGCAAGCCAAGCTCGGTCTTCCAAGGGGCAACCAAGTAGTCGGCTGGGCCGTCTTGG TCGTGTCGCTCCTCATGCCCTTAGCATATCGGCTACAGCCTAACAGCCACTACATGCATCGCCTTGCAATCATCTTCCTGACCTGCGCACCTACGttcatcatcttgacaatTTCATATGAAGGTCTATTCTATGTGGCCTTCAGCGTCACTTTATTAGCTTGGGTGCGCCTCGAGTACGCGGTACATGCATTCTCAAAGGGCGGAGCCCAGAACGAGGCAGCTGTCGCTGAGCAGCAGAAACGTGAATTGGGTACATTCCGGCCATTGACCCTTTCAGATGCACGGATAGCACTGTTCTTTATGGTTTTGCTACAgtcagccttcttcagtACCGGCAATATtgcttccatctcatcttttaGCTTGGAAAGTGTATCGAGGCTTATCCCAGTGTTTGATCCTTTCTCGCAGGGCGCATTGCTGATTCTCAAGATCGTTATTCCATTTTTCCTGATATCAGCGAACTTGGGAGTTCTAAACAAGAGATTAGGTGTTGCACCATCTGCGCTCTTCATGGTCGTCCTCACAGTCAGTGATGTTTTGACACTCTACTTTTTCTGGGTTGTGAAAGATGAGGGTTCATGGCTGGAAATTGGCTCAACGATCACACATTTTGCAATCGCCAGTTTCTTGTGTGTGTTTGTTGCAGCACTTGAGCTGGTGAGTGCGGCATTCATCGCCGGCATTGAAGTCGAGCATGAACGACCGGCTGTCGCCAATGGCATCAAGCCCGAGACAAACGGCAAAGTTCCGTCAAAGTCACTTGCAGGGTAG
- the MET2 gene encoding homoserine O- acetyltransferase (EggNog:ENOG41): protein MSAPSPTDSGKSANPLKRIDNEGHDLPPSPAPSSPRNGRKRYALATELVYTDSKDQYGASSVPIYQSATFKQTSASGGQQEYDYTRSGNPTRTHLERHLAKIMNAQRALAISSGMGALDVITRLLRPGDEVITGDDLYGGSHRLLTYLAANQGIIVHHVDTTTVDSVRARLSEKTAMVLLETPTNPLIKVVDIPSIARLAHEVNPKALVVVDNTMLSPMLFNPLDVGCDIVYESGTKYLSGHHDIMAGVIAMNDTHIGDKLFFVINSTGCGLSPNDSFLLMRGVKTLAIRMEKQQANAQAIAEFLESRGFRVRYPGLKSHPQYDLHWSMARGAGAVLSFETGDPAVSERIVEAARLWAISVSFGCVNSLISMPCQMSHASIDAKTRAERQMPEDIIRLCVGIEDPNDLIEDLSRALVQAGAVTVTLDGFHAAGAAKELGETPLVIQ, encoded by the exons ATGTCTGCCCCTTCGCCCACTGACTCTGGCAAGTCAGCCAATCCTCTGAAGCGAATTGACAACGAGGGACATGATCTCCCTCCATCTCCCGCTCCGTCAAGCCCTCGCAATGGTCGCAAACGCTATGCCCTTGCCACAGAACTTGTATACACAGATAGCAAGGACCAATATGGCGCCTCCAGCGTTCCCATCTACCAGTCTGCCACTTTCAAGCAGACATCAGCCAGCGGTGGCCAGCAAGAATATGACTACACGCGCTCTGGAAACCCCACCAGAACGCACCTCGAGCGACACCTTGCAAAGATTATGAACGCTCAGCGAGCGCTGGCTATCAGCTCCGGAATGGGTGCTCTCGATGTCATTACTCGCCTACTCCGACCCGGCGATGAGGTTATCACTGGCGATGATCTCTATGGTGGCAGCCACCGTCTGCTGACTTACCTAGCTGCCAACCAAGGCATCATTGTTCACCATGTCGACACAACAACCGTTGATAGCGTGCGGGCACGCCTCTCGGAGAAGACCGCCATGGTTTTGTTAGAGACCCCCACCAATCCTCTGATTAAGGTGGTGGATATTCCATCTATCGCTCGCTTGGCACATGAAGTCAACCCCAAGGCGCTCGTTGTCGTTGATAATACCATGCTTTCTCCCATGCTGTTCAACCCTCTAGATGTGGGTTGCGACATTGTGTATGAGTCTGGAACCAAGTACCTGTCTGGTCACCAcgacatcatggctggtgtTATTGCCATGAACGACACTCACATCGGAGACAAGCTCTTCTTTGTCATTAACTCCACGGGCTGCGGTCTATCGCCAAATGACTCTTTCCTGCTCATGCGAGGTGTTAAGACCTTGGCGATTCGAATGGAGAAACAGCAAGCCAACGCTCAAGCCATTGCAGAGTTTCTCGAGTCCCGTGGCTTCCGTGTTCGATACCCTGGACTTAAATCCCACCCTCAATACGATCTGCATTGGTCTATGGCTCGCGGTGCTGGCGCGGTGCTCTCGTTCGAGACCGGTGATCCGGCCGTTTCTGAGCGTATTGTTGAGGCCGCCCGTCTCTGGGCCATCAGCGTCAGTTTTGGCTGTGTCAACAGTTTGATCAGCATGCCCTGCCAGATGAGCCATGCCAGCATCGACGCCAAGACTCGAGCGGAACGACAAATGCCTGAAGATATCATCAGACTGTGCGTTGGTATCGAAGACCCGAATGACCTGATTGAGGATCTTTCTCGCGCT CTGGTTCAGGCTGGGgctgtcactgtcacttTGGATGGTTTCCACGCTGCTGGCGCAGCCAAGGAGCTTGGAGAAACCCCCCTCGTCATTCAATGA
- a CDS encoding hypothetical protein (EggNog:ENOG41): protein MGALLSLPLLAVPSIGTIASFAASCCGAATCSMVCSACGKCGNSIATRIAYALLLLINSIIAWIMLTPWAIKKLQKLTLDYVTINCPTGECHGWFAVHRINFALGLFHLILAGLLFGVATSKNPRAAIQNGYWGPKVIAWLAFVVLSFLIPDSFFLFWGNYIAFAAAMLFLLLGLILLVDLAHNWAEYCLAQIEDTDSRVWRFVLIGSTLGMYIGSLAMTIVQYIFFARGSCSMNQAVITINLILWLGISVISVNPTVQEFNPKAGLAQAAMVAVYCTYLTMSAVSMEPNNECNPLIQGQGTRATSIVIGAIVTLLTIAYTTTRAATQSLGLGNSNGIQLPDDDEHGLVTQQPSARREMRAEALRRAVEEGSLPADALLSDDESEAGDAPAGDDERSRTQYSYSVFHIIFFLATAWVATLLTMNFDESTKDGDFATVGRTYAASWVKIVSAWVCYGMYTWTLVAPVVLPDRFDFS from the exons ATGGGTGCCCTCTTGTCTTTGCCGCTTCTGGCGGTGCCCAGCATTGGTACC ATTGCTTCATTTGCTGCCAGCTGTTGCGGCGCTGCGACCTGTTCTATGGTCTGCAGCGCCTGCGGCAAATGCGGCAATAGTATCGCAACCCGTATCGCATACgcgctcctgctcctcattAATTCGATCATCGCATGGATAATGCTCACGCCTTGggctatcaagaagctccagaagcttACCCTCGACTACGTTACGATTAATTGTCCGACTGGTGAATGCCATGGCTGGTTCGCGGTTCATCGGATTAATTTTGCGCTTggtctcttccatctcatccttgCTGGCTTACTCTTTGGTGTCGCAACTTCAAAAAATCCCCGTGCTGCTATTCAGAACGGCTACTGGGGCCCCAAGGTCATTGCATGGCTCGCCTTTGTTGTCCTCTCCTTTTTGATTCCGGACagtttcttcttgttttgGGGCAATTACATTGCTTTTGCCGCAGCCATGCTGTTCCTTTTACTCGGGCTCATCTTGCTTGTTGACCTGGCTCACAACTGGGCCGAGTATTGCTTGGCTCAGATCGAGGATACTGACTCAAGAGTTTGGCGATTTGTTCTGATTGGCTCTACTTTGGGCATGTATATCGGTTCGCTTGCCATGACTATTGTGCAGTACATATTCTTTGCTCGTGGTTCATGCTCTATGAACCAGGCCGTAATCACCATCAACCTGATTCTATGGCTCGGAATATCGGTCATTTCCGTCAACCCTACTGTTCAGGAGTTCAATCCTAAGGCGGGACTTGCTCAAGCTGCTATGGTTGCCGTCTACTGTACATACTTGACTATGTCAGCTGTGTCAATGGAGCCGAACAACGAGTGCAACCCTCTTATTCAGGGACAGGGAACACGAGCAACCTCTATTGTTATTGGTGCAATTGTCACTCTACTCACCATTGCTTATACTACCACACGAGCCGCAACCCAGAGTCTTGGACTTGGCAACTCGAATGGAATACAGTTGcccgacgacgatgagcaCGGACTTGTGACCCAACAGCCAAGCGCTCGGCGGGAAATGCGAGCCGAGGCTTTGCGCCGAGCTGTCGAAGAAGGCAGCCTCCCAGCTGACGCCCTGCTGTCAGATGACGAAAGTGAAGCTGGGGACGCCCCTGCAGGAGATGACGAGCGAAGCAGGACCCAGTACAGTTACTCGGTGTTccacatcatcttcttcttggccactGCCTGGGTGGCTACTCTTCTCACAATGAACTTTGACGAATCCACCAAGGATGGTGACTTTGCGACCGTTGGCCGTACTTACGCTGCGAGCTGGGTCAAGATTGTCAGTGCTTGGGTTTGCTACGGCATGTATACATGGACTTTGGTGGCGCCTGTTGTCCTTCCCGACCGTTTTGACTTTTCTTGA
- a CDS encoding hypothetical protein (EggNog:ENOG41), which translates to MPSESAPWLRWVLGMGERRKLGDVAMDILLFAGMMTAGLYVARNFLNPILSNIADPDKEKHEQARRQAKAHLERLNRHKKDGLDYGDDSDSRTGPRPEDLVLNEYENLVALEMVPPEDISVGFDDIGGLDTIIEELKESIIYPLTMPHLYSHAAPLLSAPSGVLLYGPPGCGKTMLAKAVAHESGASFINLHISTLTEKWYGDSNKIVRAVFSLARKMQPAIIFIDEIDAVLGTRRSGEHEASGMVKAEFMTLWDGLTSSNSSGMPARIMVLGATNRINDIDEAILRRMPKKFPVTLPGTEQRRRILQLILQDTKTDPEHFNLDYVARITAGLSGSDIKEACRDAAMVPVREYMRQHRESGHAMSSVDPRQFRGIRSDDFLGREGGQIKLQPKRRSSGVEELIAEEQD; encoded by the exons ATGCCATCCGAGTCAGCCCCTTGGCTGCGCTGGGTCCTCGGCATGGGGGAACGACGTAAGCTCGGCGATGTCGCCATGGACATATTGCTCTTTGCGGGCATG ATGACGGCTGGCCTATATGTGGCTCGAAATTTCCTCAACCCTATCTTGAGCAACATTGCCGACCCCGATAAAGAAAAGCACGAACAAGCAAGACGCCAAGCTAAAGCGCATCTTGAGCGGTTAAATCGACACAAGAAAGACGGGCTTGATTACGGAGATGACAGCGATTCGAGAACGGGGCCACGACCGGAGGATCTGGTCTTGAATGAATACGAAAACCTGGTTGCACTTGAAATGGTCCCTCCTGAGGATATATCTGTTGGGTTTGACG ACATCGGCGGTCTGGATACGATTATCGAAGAACTGAAAGAGTCGATCATATACCCTTTAACGATGCCTCACCTTTACTCTCACGCCGCGCCTCTACTCTCTGCCCCCTCTGGTGTTCTTCTATACGGTCCTCCGGGCTGTGGAAAGACAATGCTCGCTAAGGCTGTTGCCCATGAGAGTGGTGCATCTTTTATCAACTTACATATCTCGACTTTAACAGAGAAATGGTATGGAGACTCGAACAAGATTGTCCGCGCTGTTTTCTCCTTAGCCCGAAAGATGCAGCCTGCTATCATTTTTATTGACGAAATCGACGCTGTCCTCGGTACTCGTAGAAGTGGCGAGCATGAGGCCAGCGGCATGGTCAAGGCCGA GTTCATGACTCTATGGGATGGCTTGACATCCTCGAATTCTTCAGGGATGCCTGCTCGAATCATGGTTCTTGGTGCGACCAACCGTATCAATGATATTGACGAGGCCATACTTCGCCGTATGCCAAAGAAATTCCCTGTCACGCTACCAGGAACAGAGCAGCGACGTCGAATTTTACAGCTCATCTTGCAAGATACCAAGACGGATCCTGAGCACTTCAATCTTGATTACGTTGCAAGGATTACTGCTGGGCTCTCTGGTAGTGACATCAAGGAGGCCTGCCGAGATGCAGCAATGGTACCCGTACGAGAATACATGCGGCAGCATCGTGAGAGTGGGCACGCGATGTCGTCCGTGGATCCCAGGCAATTCCGTGGCATTAGATCAGATGACTTCCTCGGCCGCGAAGGAGGACAGATCAAATTGCAACCAAAGCGACGGTCCAGCGGTGTCGAGGAGTTGATTGCGGAGGAGCAGGACTAG